The Polyangiaceae bacterium genome includes the window AAGGTGTACATCTGCGGGATCCAGCCGAGCCACGCCGCGACTGCCGGGAGCGAAACCGCCAGGCAGCTCGCGATCAGGATCCAGAACCGGCCCTTGCGTTCCACCGCGGAAACGTAGGCGATCGCGTTTGCCATCGCGAGCGTTGGCACGATCACGAACGGACCCAACATGGATGACGCAGCCGCTACGGTGATGCTCGCCATGCCGAGGTGCCAGTAGGGGACGCGACCGCTCTTGGGCGGGTTCTTGATCAGGAACGCGGTCATCACGGCACAGGTCGCGATGCAGGCGCCCAGCGCGAGCAGGGCGAGGGGCTCGGCCAAGCCCATCCAGAAGGGGAAGGGCAGGTACGCTGTGAAGCCAAGGTAGACGACGAGCGCCGTCTTCGCTGCCACGCGATGGGTCTCTTCTTGCGCGCGTTCGAAGCGCTCTTGAGCTGCCGCGGGGAACTCCTTTGGGGGCTGGGTGAGGAGCTGCACCAGCGTCGAGCGAGCCTGTGCATTGTCCGGCTCCAGGCTGAGCGCGGCCGTGACTTCGCGCATGCCTGGCCCACGTGCCGTTTCGTCGCCGGCGGCCACCTTTTCGAAGTGAAACTGCGCGGAACTCGCGTGATTGGCAGCCAGCTCCTTGCGCCGCTCGAGGTCCCGATCGCCGTCCAAGTAGGCTTCCAGCGCGTCAGACAGAGTGCGCGCGCTGTCGAAGCGCACGTCGAGGCGCTTCATGGTTGCCATGCGGCAAATGGCGTCGAGCTCTGGCGGGAGCTCCGGATCGATATCGATCGGTGCGGCGTGCTCGAGGCTCAGCGTCGAGCCGAGGATTTGCTCCAGGCGCTCACCGGTGTGCAGGCGCTTGAGCGTCAAGATCTCGAACAAGATGGTGCCGAGCGCGTAGACGTCAGAGCGCGCGTCGAGCTCTGCATGGCGACCTCGGGCTTGTTCTGGGGACATGTAGCCCGGAGTACCGAGCAGCGCCCCCGCCATGGTGGTCCCTTCCGGTCCCGACTGAATCGGGGTCTCGCCGTCGCCGTCGTCTTGCACGCCTTTGATCTTCGCGAGCCCCCAGTCGAGGACGTACACCTCGCCGAAGTCGCCGAGCATGATGTTGCCGGGCTTGAGATCGCGATGCAGTACACCGCGGCTGTGTGCGAAGTCGACTGCCAGGCAGACGCTGTTGAACAGGCTGAGCAGCTTGCGCCGGCTGAAGCGCTCGCTCACCTCTTCGTCGCCGTGGCGCAGCTTGCCGAGCACCTCGTCCAGGGTCATGCCTCGCAGGCGTTTCATCGTGAAGTAGAGGTTGCCCTCGGGGTCGACGCCGAGGTCGTACACCGGGACGATCGCGGGGTGCTCCAGCTGGCCTTGCACACGGGCTTCACGCAAGAAGCGCATGCGCGCCTCGGAGTGCTGATGCTCGTCGCGGATCAGCTTCAGGGCGACTTCGCGCCCAATCGTCTGGTCGCGGAAGAGCACGACCTCGCCCATGCCTCCGCTGCCCAGGGTGCGGCGCTTGGCGTAACGGCGCTCGAAGCGATTCTGGGGAGCGGCGGCGGCTGGAGGCGGGGCGTTGCTCGGGCTCTGCAGCGTGCCCGCGCTGCTTTCCGCAGGGATTGGGCGCTTGGGTGAGGCGACGAGCGTCGCTGGAAGTTCACTTTCGCCCGGCATCAACAGGTCGCTGCCGTCGACGGCGACCGGCGAGTCACTTCCAGAGTCGGAGACGCCCTTGAAGCCGTGCTGCACCAGCGTTGGGTCCAACGCAACCTGCAGGCTCTCTCCGCTGATCAACGTGTCGTCGGGGCGACTGATCAGAGTGGACCCAGATGTCTCTGGTGCGCTCCGTTGGCGTCGGGGGCTCTCCCGCTTTTCCGCGCTCATCGGCTGCGAGACTAACCAATGCGGCGCGGCGACGACTCAAAAAGGCAGAGCGGCCCAGACGCATGGAGCGGGATGCTACAGCGCGCCCTCACCCCCAAATCCAGATGCAAAAACGTTTGGGGGAAAGCGCCTTGAGCCTGGCCCTAAAGCCACGACTGGGTGGGAAGCCCCAAAACGCGCCCAGTGAACTCGCGTTTGGCTTTGGGCTGTGAACGACGGCGCGCATCTCGAAGTGCTTCGAGGGGCGGCGAGCGGGTTTGGGGGAGAGGCGGGGTGTCTGAGGAACGTGCGGCGCCTGGGAAAACTTCCCTTATTTTCGCGGCGGAAAAGCCCCGAGGCGCGATCGCGTGGCGCCTGGCCGCGCCCGCCCGGGGTACCCTCGAGGGTTGGGTACGTGGCTTGCACTGGCGGGCAACTGTCGGTGTGAGCTGATGGGATTGGGAAGGAGTTGCTTGTGAGAACGAAGATTTGGGTTGCACTGGGCGTGTGTCTACTGGCTGCGGCGGGTTGCTCGGACGATTCCAGCTCGAGTGGCGGCAGTGGTGGAACATCGGGTAGCGGTGGCAGTGGCGGCTCCAGCGCCAGCGGAGGGACCGGCGGCGCCACGGAAACACCGATCGATGACGTGCCGGCGATCTACGCAAAGGCGCAGTGTGATGTGATCAAGGACTGCTACGGCGAGATCTACGCGGTCTTCACTCAAGGCGAAGACTGTGAGGCGATCACCAGCCAAGGGATCAGCGATGAGCTCGATCGCATCAAGGCGAGCGTCGACTCCGGGAAGACCGTTTACGATGGTACCCAAGTCGAAGACTGTGTGGCGGAGCTCACCGCGAAAGGTTGCGACGCTTTCGGTACCAAGATCCCGGCCTGTGAAGCGATCCTGGTTGGCCAGGTCGAGCTCGGCGGGGAATGTCGGCTGAACGACGAGTGCGCGGGGGATGCGTTCTGTAAGTTCGGCGCCAGCTGTCCAGGGACCTGCACCGCGCTTCAAGACGTTGGCGCACCCTGCGACGACGACGACGAGTGCATGACGGGTCTGGCGTGCGACGGCAACTGCGTGGCACCCGGCGGCCCTGGGGATCGCTGTGGCGGCGGTGTCGAGCCGGATTGCAAGCCGGGTACCTTCTGCCTGGGTGAAGATGCGGACACCAGTACCGCGGGGAACTGCCGCACCTTGGATGAGGTGTTCACTGGGAAGCTCGACGAAGCTTGCTCCTTCGACAGTAACCTGTGCGAGGCCTCGCTGAGCTGCGCGGTGATGAGCGTCGACGGTCAAGGCAACTTGAGCCTGCAGTGCGTGGCCAAGAGCAGCGTGGGGCAGCCGTGTCGCCTCGCGATCCCCGACATGTGCGGCAACGACGGCTACTGCGACGTGCCGATGAACATGCTCGAAGGCACCTGCGCGGCGCGGCCCGGTGCGGGCCAACCCTGTGCGATGCCGACCTTTGGTGACCCAACGTGTGCGCCCAACACGCGCTGCGATGGCGGCACCTGCAAGGCGCGTGGGCACCTCGGTGATGACTGCACTGACAATCCGGTGTGCATCAGCGAGACCTGTAGCGGTGGGAAGTGCATCTCCAACAGCAGCTGCGAGTGAGGTAGGGCATGCGGCGTGTAGCTTGGATAGTGCTCGGCCTGGGAGCTCTGGTCGGCGCCTGTGAGAGCAGCGATGACGAACCTGCAGGGGAGACCGCGGTCGACTTGTCGGCGCCGGACCGCTTGCTGCGCATCTCGATGGCGCTCCGGGGGCAGCGGCCGAGCGCTGACGAGCTACGCGCTGTAGCAGAGGACCCAACACAGCTCGAAGGCCTGGTGGACGCCTACATGCGTCACCCAGGCTTCGGCGAGGCGATGCGCGATCTGCACAACGAGGCGCTGGATACGCGCGTCGCCGCCTCGCTGTTTCCGGCGGGATTCGCGGCGCGAGGTGAGCTCGAAGGCGTCGAGGTGCAGCCACTGAACGTGAGCATCACCGAGGCGCCGCTGCGCCTGGCAGAGTACGTGGTGACTCAAGACCGCCCTTACACGGAGCTCGTCACCGCCAACTACACCGTCGCCGATCCGTATGTCGCGAAGGTGTGGGGCCTCAAGCGGGAGAGCGATGGACCCGGCTGGCGCATCGCCTACTACACCGACGGACGTGAGCAAGCTGGGGTGCTCAGCGACTCGATGTTGTTCACCCGTCACTCGACCACGTTCTCGAACAAGAACCGCGGTCGCGCCAACGCGATCAGCCGCTCGCTGCTTTGCTACGACTTCATCTCTCGCTCCCTCGAGGTCGACGCGACGATCAACCTCGCGGATCCGGAAGAGGTCGCGAACGCCGTACAGAAGAACAAGGGCTGCGCCGGGTGCCACCAGACGCTGGATCCGCTGGCGAGCTTCTTCAGCGGGTACTCGCCGGTGTTCGTGCCCTCGGACCAGGAGGAGTACCCGGTGGCGTTCTACACACCGGGACTCAAGAGCATCTTCTCCGTGCACGATCCGGGCTACTTTGGGTATCCCGGCAATGGCATGCATCACCTGGGCGAGATGATCGCGGCTGACCCGCGCTTCTCCGCCTGTGCTGCGCGGCGTTTCTACGCCTACTTTCATCAGATCCCGCTGGGTGACGTGCCGCAAGATCGCATCACCGACTTGCAGCAGGTGCTCACCTCGCGCTGGAGCGCGAAGGACCTCACCCGGGCCATCGTCTTGGATGAAGACTTTCAGGTGTCCCACGTCGAAGGCGGTGAAGCCGGCAACTTCAGCGGACTCGTGCCCGACGAGGACGCGCCGATTGAAGACCGTCACCTGTTCAAGGCGCGACCCTGGCAGCTCGCGAACAGCATCGAAGACCTCACTGGTTACCGCTGGGAAACGCGGGTCGACGCGGATCTCGGCTGGGGCACCATCGGTCGCATCGACCTGATGCGGGACAGCCTGTTCGGATACGAGGTGCTCGCCGGAGGCATTGACGCCGTCAACGTCACGCTACCAGCCCACGAGATGACCGCCACCTCGAGCTTGGTGGTGCGGAATCTCGCGGCCCATGCGGCGGAGTACGTCGTCGAGCAGGACTTCCGCTTCCCCAGCTCCGCCAAGCTGCTGCACCTCTCAGAGGAAGAAAAAGGCGAGGAAGCGCTGCGAGCACAAATCGCCGAGCTGCATGCGCGTATCCTTGGGGAACTGGTGGACGCGCACTCGCCGGAGGTCGACGAGAGCTACGCCCTGTTCAGCGCCAGCCTGGGCGCCACGCAAAGCAACCGTCGGGGCTTCAAGGTCCTGATCTTCGCCATGCTGCAAGACTCGCGCTTGCTGTTCTACTGACTGGAGGTACCGAGATGTTTTCACTCGATCGACGTCGCTTCCTAGGCGCCTCCGGCCTGCTGCTCGCAGGCGCCACGTTGCCGATTCTCGCTGGGGAGGCCCGCGCCAGTGGCGCCCCCAAGAACCTCATCGTCGTGCTCAACAACGGTGGCTGGGACCCAACCTACGTGCTCGACCCCAAGCCGGGCAGCAGCGTGATCGACGCGCCAGAAGGCGACGTGAGTCGCTACGCGGAGCTCAGCGTGCTCACCGCTCCAGAGCGCCCCGAGGTCGCGCGCTTCTTCGAGCGCTACGCCGCGCTCAGCACCATCATCAACGGCGTCCAGGTTCGCTCCTTCGTGCACTCGGATTGTATGAAGCGCGTGCTGACGGGGACGCCGTCGGACTCCAACCCCGACTTCGCTGCGCTGGCTGCGTACGAGCTCGGGCGCGACCTGCCGGTGCCCTACTTGGTGCTTGGCAACAGCGCGCTCTCGGGGCCCCTCGCGTCCATCACGGCCCGCGCCGGCACCACGAATCAAATCAGTGCGCTCTTGAATCCGGAGAAGAGCCTGCTCGCTGGCGAACCGGCGGTGGTACCGACGGACAGCGAAGATGAGCGAGTGCGCGCTTATCTCGAGGCGCGAGCGAAGCGCCTGCAGGCGACCCGCGGGCAACGCGGCGCCAACCGCCGACAGCTCGACGCGTTCTTCAGCTCCCTCGACCGTCAGGACTTACTCCGGCGCTTCTCCAAGCAGACCGGTGGCTTCGGCGACCAGGACTACACACCAGACCTGCAGGTGCAAATCGAGGTTGGCACCAGCGCGTTGCAGGGTGGCCTGTGTCGCTCGGTGTTGATGGAGACCCAAAACTGGGACACCCACCAAGGCAACCAACTTCAAGGCGAGCTCTTCAACGGGCTGTTCGCTGGACTAACGAGCCTCGCGGAAACGCTTGAAAAAAAGCAGCTACTCGAGCAAACGCTGGTGGTGGTGATGAGCGAGATGGGACGCACGCCGAAGCTCAACGAGAGCGAAGGCAAGGACCACTGGCCAGTCACTAGCGCGTTGATCTTCGGCGGAGGAGCGCCTGGCGGACGCGTGCTCGGGGCTACGGATGACGAGCTGAACGCCCTCTCCATCGATCTCGGCACCGGCAAAGCAGCCAAGGACGGGCTCCAGCTTCAGACGGCGAACCTGTTGTCGGCGGTGCTCGAGCTGGTTGGTGTCGATGGACAGAGTCATTTCCCAGGAGTGGAGCCGTTCCATGCACTACTCGCGTAGGATCACTGCGCTCATTGCCTCGGGGATCTGCTTGTGGCTGGGCACTGCGTGCAGCTCCGGTAGCGACGACACCGCGAGCTCCAGTGCGAAGGTGTGTAAGAGCGCTCAGGACCTGACCTACGAGAGCTTCGCCGGGCCCTTCTTGCTCAACTGGTGCACGGGTTGTCACTCGAGCAACCTGGGTGAGGACGAGCGGCAGGAAGCTCCTTTGAGCGTCAACTTCGACACCCTGGAGGACGTGCGCTACTGGAGCGATCGCATCGAGGTGCGCCTGAAAGACGTGCGGGATATGCCTCCCGCCGGTGGACTCCCCGAGGCGGACCGCCAAGCGTTCCTGACCTGGCTCTCGTGCAACGCCGAGAGCGAGAGCGGAGGTTTCGAACCGCCCGCACCACCTGAGACGGACCCCGATCCGCTGCCGACTGGCGAATGTGCGGAACGCCGAGAGTTGCTGCCACCGAGCATGCTGCCGCGTTGTTCAGCGGAAACCTACGATTGCGTGGTCGAGTGCGGCCTGACCGAAGAGCAGCAAGACATCGATGATTGCCGCGACGCGTGTGCCCAGGCGGACACCACCCCGCCGGATTCATCTCTCGGCTACCCGGTGGCCTGCAGCGATTGCACGTTCAACCAGATCATCGGCTGCGCCAGCCAGAACGGCTGTCACGACCAGGTCGCGCGCTTGATGTGTTGCGTGGACAATTGCCTGCAGCAGCCCAACCCAGAGAGCTGCTTTCAGAATGATTGCAACGACGAGATCCAGTCCTTTGGCTACTGCGTCGGATACACCGCCGAGTTCTGCGCCGACTACTCAGGGGAATACGTTGGGGCGTGTTTCATACGCTGAAACGCCTTTTCGCGCTTCCGCCGGGCAGTTTCGCTATAGTCCCGAAGCGTGAAGCACACGCGACGGGAGTTCTTGGGGTCCAGCGCGGCGCTAGGCGCAGAGTTGCTGGGCGCGGGAGCCTTGGGGGTAGGGGCAAGTGCCTGTGCGTCGACGCCGACCGGCTGTGATCGCTGGAAGGTGAACGGCGGTGTCTGGCAGGACGCGAACCGGAGCAATCCTGGCGTCAACGCGCGCTACCGCGTGCGACCGGAGAAGCTCAAGGATCTGGTGGAGATCGTGCAGTGCGCCGAGAAGGAGCGCATCGGCGTGCGCATGACCGGCGCCGGTCACTCCTACAGTGACGTGGCTTTCAGTAGCGGCTTCTTGCTGAGCCCCGAGCGCATCGGCGCTGTGCTGGAGGTGCCAGAGGAACAGCTGAGCGCGCTCGGACGCAACAAGAAACTGTTCCGTACGGAAGCTGGCGCGAGCATCCGTAGCTTGAACTCCGAGATGGATTGTGCGGGCTTGGCCTTCAAGAACCTGGGCGGCTACAACGCCCAGAGCATCGTCGGCGCCGCGATGACAGCCACTCACGGCTCCGGGCTCAACTACGGCCCTGTGTCTTCCGCTATCGCATCGATCCAATTGGTCGCGAGTGGGGGGGAGGTGCTCCAGGTCGAACCGCGAAACGGCATCACGGATCCGCGCAAGTTCCCCGGCTACATCGAGTCCCATGGGGACCGCATCAAGGCGCGCTTGGTGCAAGACGACGTGATCTTCAATGCGGCGAGCGTCAGCCTGGGCGCGGCCGGTCTGGTGTATGCCGTCGTGCTCGAGGTCGAGCCGAGCTACTGGCTCAAGGAGACACCCACGGTGACGACGTGGGGCGCCGTCAAATGCAGAGACGGCTTCATCGGGCGCTTGCTCAGCGGCCGTGAGCTAGCGGCGCTCGGGCCTCAGCCGGAGTACTACGAGGTCTCGCTGAATCCGTATCCCGCGGTGACTGGCGGCGGTCCCGACACGCACCAGGTGTTGCTCCAGCAACGCTACAAGCTCGAGCGCGAGCCCTGGCGGAGCGCTCAAGATCGCAAGCGAGGCAAGCTGGGTACAGAGGTCGATGCCCTCGGCACTTGGGCCAGCGGGAAGGGCAAGATCATCGCCGAGACCGTGAACCGCTACCCGAACCTCGGGCCCCAGTTCGTCACCGAGTCGATCAAGAGCCGCGCCGACATCAGCTACATCAACAAGAGCTACGAGGTCTTCGATATCGGGCCGGTCAATCACATGCGGGTGTTCGGCATCGAGATGTCGTTCGACATCAAGGACACCGTGCGCGTCGCCGAGCGCTTCTTTGAGCTCGCCCAAGAGCACCAAGATCAGGGGATGGTGCACACGACGCCCTGCACGCTGCGCTTCGTGAAGCAGGCAGGCTCGAACCTGGCGATGATGCATGGCCGCGACACCGTGACGCTCGAGATCGGCACCATCCTCGGGATCCGCCGGGCGCGCGACATGCTGCTCCACTATGAGCACGCGTTCATTCAAGAGTTCGGCGCGCGTCCCCACTGGGGCCTCGACCTGAACGTGCTGAAGAGCGTCGACGACGTGAAAGCGTTGTGGGGTGACGCCAACGTCGATCAGTGGCTCGGTGTGTACCGGGAGCTGAATCGGAGCGGCGTCTTCAACGCGGCCGTGACCGATCGCCTGGGAATTTCCGTACCCCGTAGCTAGCGCTGGGCCATGGGCGAGCGCCCGCACACAGCACCGCACACAGCGCGCACGCTCGCGCCTCGCGTTTGATGTACCCAGCTCCTGGGTTCGCTCACGAGGCGCGGTCCCCTAGCGACGATCCGCGTCAGCCTTCACCCGAACGTACCGACACAGGGGCACAGGCGCCGCACACTTTGCCGCACGGTACTGGATGCTTCAGGTGTGTAACGGGCGTGGGAACAGCGTCGTGGCAAATCCAACGAGAAATTTCAGGTTTCCAAGGCCGTCGCGATTTGCAAACCTGATGGGGTTTGGGGGACACCACATTGCTGAGGAGAGACACATGCATCTGAAGACGACCGCCCTAACCGGAGCCTTGCTGGCCCTCGCGCTGCTCGCCTGCAAGAAGGAGGAGGACGGCGCCAAGCCAGAGGCTAGTGCCACCGCGACCGCCGCAGCTACCGCTTCCGCGGGGACAGAAGCTGAGCCGAGCTTCGAGGAGCAAGTCAAGGCGAGCACGCCGCTCGCACCCAAGCCCAAGAGCGTCAAGCTCGGGACCCAAGACTTCACGCCCGAGCTCTGCAAGCTCGAGGAGCCGTTGCTCGACAAGAGCGGCATGAGCGTGATTCGTGCGATCGAGGTCGTGAAGGACAAGCTCTACTTGGTCGGCGCCGACGGCAAGCTCCGAGCCTTCAACATCGGCAGCGGCTGCAGCCTCACCAAGGACACCAGCTTCGGAGATGGCGGTGTGCTCTCCACGAACAAGGAGATCAAGACCCTGAGCAAGGACGACAAGGGCAACCTGCTGGCGTCGAACGGCCTGTTCGAGAGCTACATGATCAGCGGTGGCAAGCTGAAGTACGAATGCAAGGCGCGCGGCCAGGGATACATCGCGATGCACCCGAGCGGCAAATGGGGGCTAGGCTCTTTTGCAAACGCGACGGTCAACAAGCTCACGTTCGGTGAGAGCGCGTGTGAGAGCGAACCTTGGGTGCTTCAAGACCTGAGTCAGGAGGCGAAGCGCAAGGGACCGTTCGGCAACGTCAACACCATCGGCTTCATGGGCGACACCGTCTTGGTCGGTGGCATCCTGCCGAAGAGCAAGGACCCCAACGAGTCCCGCGTCGTGATCGGCATGGACGCGAACGGCAAGGAGAAGTTCCGCTTCGGCAAGACGGACAAGAGCTTCGACGAACAGAAGTTCGGCTGGGTCCACGCCATCGGACCCTGCAAGCCTGGGATCTGCGTCATCGACTCGAACTTCCGCCGCTTGAGCGCTTGGAAGAAGGACGGCAGCTTCTTCGGTGCGGTGAAGCTGTCGGACGCGTTCGACCTGAAGTACCCCTGGGTGCCGGCGTTCAGCATCACGAAGGACGGCACCGCCTACTTTGCCGCGGGGCAATCTCGCGACAAGAGCAAGGTCTCCGAGGGCCTGATCTATCGCGTCAAAGGCATGTGACTGCCAGTCGAGCCCAGCGTCATTAGTCGAGGCGTGTCACCAGTCGAGGCCCGGCGAGCGCTTGGTGGGGTCCAGCGTGGCCCCACCGCGCAGCGTCGCGACTGGATAGGCGCAGTAGAGGCTGGACCACAGCGCCGCCGGCCGGTGGTTGCCGCTCTGCTTGACGCCGCCGAAGGGCAGCTTGCTCGAGGCGCCGCAGGTCGGGGCGTTGTGGTTGATGCAGCCGTACTCGAGGCGCGCCCTCGCCCACTCGAAGCGATCAGCGTCTGCGGTGAAGACGCTGGTCGCGAGGCCGTACGGTAGGCTGTTCGCAACGCTGACGGCATGCTCGAGGTCGTCCACGGGGACGAGCGTCAAATCCGGGCCAAACAGCTCCTCACGCAGGTAGGCATTGGCGACATCGAAATGATCGACCTCATGGAGCGACGCTGCTGCCAAGGCGGAGCCATCAGGGCACGGGCTCTTCGCCACAAGCCGAGCGCCGCTTGACCGCGCGTCGTTGAGCGCATCCTCAAAGCTTTGCCGCGCGGCAGCAAACGCCAGGGGACCCATGAACACTTCCTCGCGAGGGTTGCCGATGCGGATCCCCCCGAGCATCTTGCTCAGGCGCTCCCTGACGGTTCCAAGCAGGCTCCGTTCGACCAAGCACAGGGCGGTGCCGGAGCAGCGCTGACCACTCGTCACGTAGGCGCCCCAGGCGATGTCGTAGAGCGCTTTGTCCAAGGGGGCGTCGCCGAGGAGCACCGCGGGGTTTTTGCCGCCCATCTCCAGAGCCAAGAGCTTGCCAGGCTGTTCGAGGGTCGCCTTTTGGATGGCCAAGCCCGCGCGGTAGCTGCCGGTGAAGAGCACGCCGTTGACTTCCGGATGCGCCGCGAGCGCTGCACCGACCTCCACGGCACCTTGAACCAAGTTGAACACGCCGGGGGGCAACCCGGCCTCCGCGAGAATTTCTGCGTAGATTTGTCCTGTGAAGGGCGCGTGCTCGCTCGGCTTGAGCACGACGGTGTTCCCAAGCAACAGCGCTGGCATCACGTGGCCGTGCATCAGGTGTAGCGGGAAGTTGAACGGACCGAGCACCGCCAGCACGCCGTGGGGCTTGAAGGCGTAGCTCGAGCCATCCGCCAGCTTGTGCTCCGCTACCAGCTCGAGCCCGGCTGTGGCGCTGATCTCCACCTTGCCAATCGCCGCTGCCACTTCGGTGCGAGCTTCCCAGACCGGCTTGCCCATCTCGCGGCTAATGGTCTGGGCGAGCCGCTCCTTGTGTTTCTCGAGCACCGGCGCGATGGCCCGCACCGCGGCGATTCGCTCAGTCAAAGGCCGCGCCTGCCAGGCGGCTTGCGCGGCGCGCGCCGCGTCCGTAGCCGCGGCTACACCCAGCGTGCTCCAGTGGACCCGTCCGACTTCCTGGTCGAGATAGGGATCCAGACTGACGACTTCGCCCTCGGGGCTTGGTGGCGGCGCGAAGGCTCCGTTGATGAAGTTTCCGCGCGCTTGGATGGGTTGTGCCTGGTCGCTCACA containing:
- a CDS encoding FAD-binding protein — translated: MKHTRREFLGSSAALGAELLGAGALGVGASACASTPTGCDRWKVNGGVWQDANRSNPGVNARYRVRPEKLKDLVEIVQCAEKERIGVRMTGAGHSYSDVAFSSGFLLSPERIGAVLEVPEEQLSALGRNKKLFRTEAGASIRSLNSEMDCAGLAFKNLGGYNAQSIVGAAMTATHGSGLNYGPVSSAIASIQLVASGGEVLQVEPRNGITDPRKFPGYIESHGDRIKARLVQDDVIFNAASVSLGAAGLVYAVVLEVEPSYWLKETPTVTTWGAVKCRDGFIGRLLSGRELAALGPQPEYYEVSLNPYPAVTGGGPDTHQVLLQQRYKLEREPWRSAQDRKRGKLGTEVDALGTWASGKGKIIAETVNRYPNLGPQFVTESIKSRADISYINKSYEVFDIGPVNHMRVFGIEMSFDIKDTVRVAERFFELAQEHQDQGMVHTTPCTLRFVKQAGSNLAMMHGRDTVTLEIGTILGIRRARDMLLHYEHAFIQEFGARPHWGLDLNVLKSVDDVKALWGDANVDQWLGVYRELNRSGVFNAAVTDRLGISVPRS
- a CDS encoding aldehyde dehydrogenase family protein, translating into MSDQAQPIQARGNFINGAFAPPPSPEGEVVSLDPYLDQEVGRVHWSTLGVAAATDAARAAQAAWQARPLTERIAAVRAIAPVLEKHKERLAQTISREMGKPVWEARTEVAAAIGKVEISATAGLELVAEHKLADGSSYAFKPHGVLAVLGPFNFPLHLMHGHVMPALLLGNTVVLKPSEHAPFTGQIYAEILAEAGLPPGVFNLVQGAVEVGAALAAHPEVNGVLFTGSYRAGLAIQKATLEQPGKLLALEMGGKNPAVLLGDAPLDKALYDIAWGAYVTSGQRCSGTALCLVERSLLGTVRERLSKMLGGIRIGNPREEVFMGPLAFAAARQSFEDALNDARSSGARLVAKSPCPDGSALAAASLHEVDHFDVANAYLREELFGPDLTLVPVDDLEHAVSVANSLPYGLATSVFTADADRFEWARARLEYGCINHNAPTCGASSKLPFGGVKQSGNHRPAALWSSLYCAYPVATLRGGATLDPTKRSPGLDW
- a CDS encoding DUF1588 domain-containing protein, whose translation is MRRVAWIVLGLGALVGACESSDDEPAGETAVDLSAPDRLLRISMALRGQRPSADELRAVAEDPTQLEGLVDAYMRHPGFGEAMRDLHNEALDTRVAASLFPAGFAARGELEGVEVQPLNVSITEAPLRLAEYVVTQDRPYTELVTANYTVADPYVAKVWGLKRESDGPGWRIAYYTDGREQAGVLSDSMLFTRHSTTFSNKNRGRANAISRSLLCYDFISRSLEVDATINLADPEEVANAVQKNKGCAGCHQTLDPLASFFSGYSPVFVPSDQEEYPVAFYTPGLKSIFSVHDPGYFGYPGNGMHHLGEMIAADPRFSACAARRFYAYFHQIPLGDVPQDRITDLQQVLTSRWSAKDLTRAIVLDEDFQVSHVEGGEAGNFSGLVPDEDAPIEDRHLFKARPWQLANSIEDLTGYRWETRVDADLGWGTIGRIDLMRDSLFGYEVLAGGIDAVNVTLPAHEMTATSSLVVRNLAAHAAEYVVEQDFRFPSSAKLLHLSEEEKGEEALRAQIAELHARILGELVDAHSPEVDESYALFSASLGATQSNRRGFKVLIFAMLQDSRLLFY
- a CDS encoding DUF1501 domain-containing protein; the encoded protein is MFSLDRRRFLGASGLLLAGATLPILAGEARASGAPKNLIVVLNNGGWDPTYVLDPKPGSSVIDAPEGDVSRYAELSVLTAPERPEVARFFERYAALSTIINGVQVRSFVHSDCMKRVLTGTPSDSNPDFAALAAYELGRDLPVPYLVLGNSALSGPLASITARAGTTNQISALLNPEKSLLAGEPAVVPTDSEDERVRAYLEARAKRLQATRGQRGANRRQLDAFFSSLDRQDLLRRFSKQTGGFGDQDYTPDLQVQIEVGTSALQGGLCRSVLMETQNWDTHQGNQLQGELFNGLFAGLTSLAETLEKKQLLEQTLVVVMSEMGRTPKLNESEGKDHWPVTSALIFGGGAPGGRVLGATDDELNALSIDLGTGKAAKDGLQLQTANLLSAVLELVGVDGQSHFPGVEPFHALLA
- a CDS encoding serine/threonine protein kinase gives rise to the protein MSAEKRESPRRQRSAPETSGSTLISRPDDTLISGESLQVALDPTLVQHGFKGVSDSGSDSPVAVDGSDLLMPGESELPATLVASPKRPIPAESSAGTLQSPSNAPPPAAAAPQNRFERRYAKRRTLGSGGMGEVVLFRDQTIGREVALKLIRDEHQHSEARMRFLREARVQGQLEHPAIVPVYDLGVDPEGNLYFTMKRLRGMTLDEVLGKLRHGDEEVSERFSRRKLLSLFNSVCLAVDFAHSRGVLHRDLKPGNIMLGDFGEVYVLDWGLAKIKGVQDDGDGETPIQSGPEGTTMAGALLGTPGYMSPEQARGRHAELDARSDVYALGTILFEILTLKRLHTGERLEQILGSTLSLEHAAPIDIDPELPPELDAICRMATMKRLDVRFDSARTLSDALEAYLDGDRDLERRKELAANHASSAQFHFEKVAAGDETARGPGMREVTAALSLEPDNAQARSTLVQLLTQPPKEFPAAAQERFERAQEETHRVAAKTALVVYLGFTAYLPFPFWMGLAEPLALLALGACIATCAVMTAFLIKNPPKSGRVPYWHLGMASITVAAASSMLGPFVIVPTLAMANAIAYVSAVERKGRFWILIASCLAVSLPAVAAWLGWIPQMYTFVDGTMQIRPWMMRLPEIPTSTFLFITNMALVASGALFAARLRDELLDAQRRLHLQAWQLEQAVPESSQGVIDSHPPA